The sequence below is a genomic window from Sneathiella marina.
AATACAGCTACTATCTTTTCCTGTTGGGTGACTACGTAACACTTAATCTCACTGTTTTTTCCGTAAAATTTCAACCAGGTTTGAAGCCAATCAACCACAAAATAAATATCACTGCCAGCAGCCTCGACAAAGTGGTCCCACTCCTCTTGATATTGGATGAGTTCCTCCACAGACTGCAATATGGTAAGCGAGAGCTGACCGCCTGCAGCAGTATCCTGACTAAAATCCATCTTGCTTTGACGGCTCCCGACCAAATGATTGAAATCGCAATCTGTGGATCGCGAGAATTCTATTTTTTGTGGGGTTCGAGCCATCACAATTTCGCCTTTACCCAAAAGGCCCATAACGGCCTGCTTCGTAATCGGAGCTTAGGAGATAATTTTTTAAACCAAAGACGATAATAGAAAAAATTTAGATATTCAGACATTAACAAATACAGCTTTGTTCTGGCGACAACAGCCAAAGAAGTATTCGTAAATATCAATCTTTTCATCTGAAATTCTTGGCCGCTAAGCGCCAATTTGTAATCGTAATGGCCCGGCCCGGTTTCCGCGAAATTTTTGCCTTCATTTATTAAAAACTCTAGATTTTTGACGTATCCGATGCGACCCAATGCAAATTTCTTTAACTCCTGGCTTGGATCACGCGCTGTTAGCCTTCTGAATGACGATGAGCCCAGTTCAAAACTATAACCGGCACTCAAAAGACGCTCGCCAGCGGACAATTCAAAAAATTTGATATGTCCCTTGGGCGCCATCGTACGAACAAGCTCTCGATTAAACTCAAGACCATCCGGCCATTCGCCAAAATGACCCAATTTACCGACCTGCTTCCAAAGCTTAGTATGAAAATCCACAAAAACATCGAAATAATCTACAGCTTCTTGATCTTCAATAAGTCGATTTTCAACGTCAAACTTTTTTGACAATGAGCGGTTTGTGTAAAGATATTTCTTTTTCTGGCTTTTGCCCAATGATGTTAAATATTCATCGAACGTGTCCGGCAAATCAAATACAGTATGAACCCCCACATCTTTTCTTTCTAACAGATCAATTCTTCCATCAAAAACCTCACTCCAGTTCTCTATTGTAGATAAAGAGCTTAGTCCAGAAAGTGGTGAAAGACAGACAGCGTCACAATTTCCCGTTGCGAGTAGGTCAGAAACTGCCAATTTTATTACAGGCTCTTCTTTTCCAGCTTGAATTGGGGGAGAAAATACAACTATTGTCCCATATGAGCTCACAAATCTTGCTATCCGAATTGAAGCAAACCCAATACGAATGCGCTCAATACAAAAAGGAAGCACAGCAACTAT
It includes:
- a CDS encoding GNAT family N-acetyltransferase; translated protein: MDFDQDTTASSQLSLTILQSVEDLILHQEEWDHFVEAVGSDVYFLVDWLRTWLKFYGKTCEIRFYIAKQNEQIVAVLPFCIERIRIGFASIRIARFVSSYGTIVVFSPPIQAGKEEPVIKLAVSDLLATGNCDAVCLSPLSGLSSLSTIENWSEVFDGRIDLLERKDVGVHTVFDLPDTFDEYLTSLGKSQKKKYLYTNRSLSKKFDVENRLIEDQEAVDYFDVFVDFHTKLWKQVGKLGHFGEWPDGLEFNRELVRTMAPKGHIKFFELSAGERLLSAGYSFELGSSSFRRLTARDPSQELKKFALGRIGYVKNLEFLINEGKNFAETGPGHYDYKLALSGQEFQMKRLIFTNTSLAVVARTKLYLLMSEYLNFFYYRLWFKKLSPKLRLRSRPLWAFWVKAKL